The following proteins are co-located in the Pseudomonas cavernae genome:
- a CDS encoding transglutaminase TgpA family protein yields MSTAQPIPRVSLTWLLVAQALVIIPHLGHLPMWIIALWLGCAAWRVQIFRMRARYPNAWAKVAMMLGAGVGVFLSRGSLIGLDAGVVLLIAAFILKLVEMRTRRDALVLILLGFFAVVTSYLFDDGIVAALFSLLPVIALLAALIGLQQSAFASRPWPTLRLAAGLLLQALPLMLLLFLFFPRLGPLWSLPLPKDQGVTGLAESMAPADIAELSQSAELAFRVSFDGPLPPRAALYWRALTLDRFDGRRWSQSSGAEFAPAPAWARRGPAYGYSVIMQPSAQRWLFALDVGETDLPHTRLMGDFRLQRNQPVQRALQYRVSSWPQALREPQASPATLRRALQLPADGDPRSRAWAEQLRQRYPQPQALVQALLGQFHDQPFRYTLRPPPVGVDSIDGFLFDTRSGFCAHYAGAMVFVLRAAGIPARVVAGYQGGELSESGNYLQVRQFDAHAWVEYWLAGQGWVSVDPTFQVAPERIEQGLEQALAGEQSFLEGSPLSPLRYRNIGWLNRLRLGWDNLNYDWQRWVLGYQGEQQLQLLQGWFGRVDSRDLVLVMVGGGGAMLGLLALWLFQPWRRERDVQQRLYRQFELLLARHGLQRAAGEGPRDFAERACRLLPAQAVAIRAFGQAFEAQRYAGRSLPSAELRRHLRHLRRALPWRLTRA; encoded by the coding sequence GTGAGCACGGCGCAGCCGATCCCACGGGTCAGCCTGACCTGGCTGCTGGTCGCCCAGGCGCTGGTGATCATTCCCCACCTCGGCCATCTGCCGATGTGGATCATCGCGCTGTGGCTGGGCTGCGCCGCCTGGCGCGTGCAGATCTTCCGCATGCGCGCGCGCTACCCGAATGCCTGGGCCAAGGTGGCGATGATGCTCGGCGCCGGCGTCGGCGTGTTCCTCTCGCGCGGCAGCCTGATCGGCCTCGATGCCGGCGTGGTGCTGCTGATCGCCGCCTTCATCCTCAAACTGGTGGAGATGCGCACGCGCCGCGACGCGCTGGTGCTGATCCTGCTCGGCTTCTTCGCCGTGGTGACCTCCTACCTGTTCGACGATGGCATAGTCGCCGCGCTGTTCAGCCTGCTGCCGGTGATCGCCTTGCTCGCCGCATTGATCGGCCTGCAGCAGAGCGCCTTCGCCAGCCGCCCCTGGCCGACCCTGCGCCTGGCCGCCGGTCTGCTGCTGCAGGCGTTGCCGCTGATGCTGCTGCTGTTCCTGTTCTTTCCGCGCCTGGGCCCGCTGTGGTCGCTGCCGCTGCCGAAGGACCAGGGCGTCACCGGCCTGGCCGAGAGCATGGCGCCGGCGGACATCGCCGAGCTCAGCCAGTCCGCCGAACTGGCCTTCCGCGTCAGTTTCGACGGCCCGCTGCCGCCGCGCGCGGCGCTGTATTGGCGGGCCTTGACCCTCGACCGTTTCGACGGTCGACGCTGGTCGCAATCAAGCGGCGCCGAGTTCGCTCCGGCCCCGGCCTGGGCCAGGCGCGGCCCGGCCTACGGCTACAGCGTGATCATGCAGCCGAGTGCCCAGCGCTGGCTGTTCGCCCTCGACGTGGGCGAGACCGATCTGCCGCACACTCGGCTGATGGGCGATTTCCGTCTGCAGCGCAACCAGCCGGTGCAGCGCGCCCTGCAATACCGGGTGAGCTCCTGGCCGCAGGCGCTGCGCGAGCCGCAGGCCAGCCCGGCCACCCTGCGCCGGGCCTTGCAGTTGCCGGCCGACGGCGACCCACGCAGCCGCGCCTGGGCCGAGCAGCTGCGCCAGCGCTATCCACAACCGCAGGCACTGGTGCAGGCACTGCTCGGCCAGTTCCACGACCAGCCGTTTCGCTACACCCTGCGCCCGCCGCCAGTGGGCGTCGACAGCATCGACGGTTTCCTGTTCGACACCCGCAGCGGCTTCTGCGCCCACTACGCCGGGGCCATGGTGTTCGTCCTGCGCGCCGCCGGCATTCCCGCGCGGGTGGTGGCCGGCTACCAGGGCGGCGAGCTGAGCGAGAGCGGCAACTATCTGCAGGTGCGCCAGTTCGATGCCCACGCCTGGGTCGAATACTGGCTGGCCGGGCAGGGCTGGGTCAGCGTCGATCCGACCTTCCAGGTGGCGCCGGAGCGTATCGAACAAGGCCTGGAGCAGGCGCTCGCCGGCGAGCAGAGCTTTCTCGAGGGCTCGCCGCTGTCGCCGCTGCGCTACCGCAATATCGGCTGGCTGAACCGCTTGCGTCTGGGCTGGGATAACCTCAATTACGACTGGCAACGCTGGGTGCTCGGCTATCAGGGCGAGCAACAGTTGCAGCTGCTGCAAGGCTGGTTCGGCCGGGTCGACAGCCGCGACCTGGTGCTGGTCATGGTCGGCGGCGGCGGTGCCATGCTCGGTTTGCTGGCGCTCTGGCTGTTCCAGCCGTGGCGCCGCGAGCGTGATGTACAGCAGCGCCTGTATCGCCAGTTCGAACTGCTACTCGCCCGCCACGGCCTGCAACGTGCGGCCGGTGAAGGCCCACGCGACTTCGCCGAGCGCGCCTGCCGGCTGTTGCCGGCGCAGGCTGTGGCGATCCGCGCCTTCGGCCAGGCGTTCGAGGCGCAGCGCTATGCCGGCCGCAGCCTGCCGAGCGCCGAACTGCGCCGCCACCTGCGCCACTTGCGCCGCGCCTTGCCGTGGCGCCTGACCCGCGCTTGA
- a CDS encoding DUF58 domain-containing protein, whose translation MIAAIQARWQRWVARRIPRSASVRLTQKRIFIIPTRVGAAFGLALLLMLLAAINYQNNLAFGLTFLLGAVFIVAILHTYRNLAGLTLSAGGGAAVFVGEQARFRVRLESSGRAHQAVAIGWPPTPLQALDVAQSSVSECELSQPALRRGWLRPGRLRVESRFPLGLLVSWSWVDLDQALLVYPRPLAGELPLAAGAADDPEDEGVRTLGQGADDFQGLKSYQPGDSKRRLHWKAYSRGQGLLVKDFAALSGRDLWLDFAALEGDVEQRLSLLCHWVLQLSERQQPFALSLPGVNLAPAVGDSHREACLRALALHGTQA comes from the coding sequence TTGATCGCCGCCATTCAGGCGCGCTGGCAGCGCTGGGTGGCGCGGCGCATTCCGCGCTCGGCCAGCGTGCGTTTGACGCAGAAACGCATCTTCATCATCCCCACCCGGGTCGGCGCGGCCTTCGGTTTGGCACTGCTGCTGATGCTGCTGGCGGCGATCAACTACCAGAACAACCTGGCCTTCGGCCTGACCTTCCTGCTCGGCGCGGTATTCATCGTCGCCATCCTGCACACCTACCGCAACCTGGCCGGCCTGACCCTCAGCGCCGGTGGCGGCGCGGCGGTGTTCGTCGGCGAGCAGGCGCGCTTTCGCGTGCGCCTGGAAAGCTCGGGACGCGCCCACCAGGCCGTCGCCATCGGCTGGCCGCCGACGCCGTTGCAGGCCTTGGACGTGGCGCAGAGCAGCGTCAGCGAGTGCGAGCTGAGCCAGCCGGCGCTGCGGCGGGGCTGGCTGCGGCCCGGGCGCTTGCGGGTGGAGAGCCGCTTTCCGCTGGGCCTTCTGGTGAGCTGGAGCTGGGTCGATCTGGATCAGGCGCTGCTGGTCTATCCACGGCCGTTGGCGGGCGAGTTGCCGCTGGCTGCCGGTGCTGCTGACGATCCCGAGGACGAAGGCGTGCGCACACTGGGGCAGGGCGCCGATGACTTCCAGGGCCTGAAAAGCTACCAGCCCGGCGACTCCAAGCGGCGTCTGCACTGGAAGGCTTACTCGCGTGGCCAGGGCCTGCTGGTCAAGGATTTCGCCGCCTTGAGCGGGCGTGATCTGTGGCTGGACTTCGCCGCTCTCGAGGGTGATGTCGAGCAGCGCCTGTCGCTGTTGTGCCACTGGGTGCTGCAACTGTCCGAGCGCCAGCAGCCGTTCGCCCTCAGTTTGCCCGGCGTGAACCTGGCCCCGGCAGTCGGCGACAGCCATCGCGAAGCCTGCCTGCGCGCCCTGGCGCTGCACGGGACGCAAGCGTGA